Proteins from one Mycobacterium sp. EPa45 genomic window:
- a CDS encoding TetR/AcrR family transcriptional regulator, giving the protein MNAAEQLFARHGVRPVSNRQIARFAGLRNNAAAAYYFPSRLDLVREIDVRHVEEVERKLRGNLADVGDVGGLDDWLACLVGAVVGHLSDLGAHSCYARFVAKAMSEPVYQDVLMEDALSSTSMRTVIARIKLALAYLPDGVRAHRALMNRMLLLQTLAEHELILAGAGSDVTYQWITLGHNLVDAMIGVWQAPVSPESSH; this is encoded by the coding sequence ATGAACGCCGCCGAGCAATTGTTCGCCCGCCATGGCGTCCGGCCGGTATCGAACCGCCAAATCGCTCGCTTTGCCGGGCTGCGCAACAACGCCGCCGCCGCTTACTACTTCCCATCGCGCCTCGATCTCGTGCGCGAAATCGACGTCCGGCATGTCGAAGAGGTGGAACGTAAGCTGCGAGGAAATCTGGCGGACGTGGGGGACGTTGGGGGACTTGATGATTGGCTGGCCTGCCTGGTTGGGGCCGTCGTTGGACATCTGAGCGACCTGGGAGCGCATAGTTGTTATGCGCGCTTTGTTGCCAAGGCGATGTCGGAGCCGGTTTATCAGGACGTTCTGATGGAAGACGCATTGAGTTCGACGTCGATGCGAACAGTGATCGCCCGCATCAAGCTCGCATTGGCTTACCTGCCCGATGGGGTACGAGCGCACCGCGCACTCATGAACCGAATGCTGTTGCTGCAAACGCTTGCCGAACATGAACTCATACTGGCGGGCGCGGGCAGCGATGTGACGTACCAGTGGATCACGCTGGGCCACAACCTCGTTGACGCCATGATCGGCGTCTGGCAGGCACCTGTATCACCGGAATCCTCTCATTAG
- a CDS encoding TIGR03619 family F420-dependent LLM class oxidoreductase encodes MKFGIPLAGVHPGLWRDLTVRAEELGYESVWIPEHLVLPAEMSGSPHHGDSHPPIPPQTPTFDAIAYLCYLAGQTSTIRLGTYVYNIGLRHPFVTARAAATLDIVSNGRFDFGVGASWLREEWDATGLDFTTRGARVDEALGVCRALWTESTISHHGRFFDFDAVAFEPKPIQPGGPPIHVGGDGMPALRRVARFGSGWIPMNHTLDQIPGSVDKLSSLWAQHGRAGKPEVTTSAPAESPADVRRAADAGIDRLIVMPWRRTREALEGMARFAEDVLTPSRTG; translated from the coding sequence GTGAAGTTTGGGATTCCGCTTGCTGGTGTGCACCCCGGGCTGTGGCGTGACCTGACGGTGCGGGCCGAGGAGCTGGGGTACGAATCGGTGTGGATACCCGAACACCTAGTGTTACCGGCCGAGATGTCGGGCAGTCCCCATCACGGTGACAGCCACCCACCGATCCCGCCGCAGACCCCGACGTTCGATGCGATCGCCTACCTGTGCTACCTGGCCGGGCAGACCAGCACCATCCGGCTGGGCACCTACGTCTACAACATCGGGCTGCGGCACCCATTCGTCACTGCCCGGGCCGCAGCAACCTTGGACATCGTCTCCAACGGCCGTTTCGACTTCGGTGTTGGCGCCAGCTGGTTGCGGGAGGAATGGGATGCCACCGGGCTGGACTTCACTACCCGCGGCGCCCGCGTCGATGAGGCGCTAGGCGTCTGCCGGGCGCTGTGGACCGAGTCGACCATCTCTCATCATGGCCGTTTCTTCGACTTCGACGCCGTCGCCTTTGAGCCCAAACCTATTCAGCCCGGCGGTCCGCCGATCCATGTCGGTGGCGACGGCATGCCGGCATTGCGCCGGGTGGCGCGGTTCGGATCCGGCTGGATTCCGATGAACCACACTCTGGATCAGATCCCCGGGTCGGTGGACAAGCTGTCGTCGCTGTGGGCCCAGCACGGCCGCGCCGGTAAGCCGGAGGTCACCACCTCGGCGCCCGCCGAGTCCCCCGCGGATGTGCGGCGGGCAGCCGACGCGGGGATAGACCGGTTGATCGTCATGCCATGGCGACGCACCCGCGAGGCGCTCGAGGGTATGGCCCGCTTCGCTGAGGACGTGCTGACGCCCTCGCGGACCGGTTAG
- a CDS encoding VWA domain-containing protein: protein MEAVNSLSLSGFASPWLFLYLVVVVLAVAAYILVTRGRRRRVLRFANMALLEQVAAGQKPRRWRHLPAALLVAALALLTTAMAGPTHDVRIPRNRAVVMLVIDVSESMSATDVAPSRIEAAREAGKHFADMLTAGINLGLVKFSSGATLLVAPTTDRDQVKQAIGKLVPEPRTATGEGIFTALQAIATTGAVMGGGDGPPPARIVLESDGKETVPPDLDAPRGAFTAAQAAKEQGVPISTISFGTPNGVVEVDGQPIPVPTDDASLARIADLSGGQAFRAESLGELDRVYSTLDEQIGYQVVRGDASAGWVALGALALALSIGAGILLNRRLPA, encoded by the coding sequence GTGGAAGCTGTGAATTCGCTGTCACTTTCGGGCTTCGCATCCCCGTGGTTGTTCCTATATCTGGTGGTCGTCGTCCTCGCGGTGGCGGCCTACATCCTGGTCACCCGTGGCCGGCGCAGGCGGGTGCTGCGCTTCGCGAACATGGCACTGCTGGAGCAGGTCGCGGCCGGGCAGAAGCCGCGCCGGTGGCGCCATCTGCCCGCGGCCCTGCTCGTGGCGGCGCTGGCGTTGCTCACCACAGCGATGGCCGGCCCCACCCACGATGTGCGAATCCCCCGCAATCGTGCCGTCGTCATGCTCGTCATCGATGTCTCGGAATCGATGTCGGCCACCGACGTCGCGCCCAGCAGGATCGAGGCAGCCCGCGAGGCCGGTAAACACTTCGCCGACATGCTCACTGCGGGCATCAATCTCGGCTTGGTGAAGTTCTCGTCGGGGGCGACTCTGCTGGTCGCGCCGACAACCGACCGCGACCAGGTCAAGCAAGCGATCGGAAAGCTGGTCCCCGAACCGCGGACCGCGACAGGCGAGGGCATTTTCACTGCGCTGCAGGCGATTGCGACCACCGGCGCGGTGATGGGCGGCGGCGACGGACCACCGCCCGCCCGCATCGTACTGGAGTCCGACGGCAAGGAGACGGTGCCACCGGATCTCGATGCGCCCCGGGGTGCGTTCACCGCCGCCCAGGCAGCCAAGGAACAGGGCGTACCGATCTCGACGATCTCGTTCGGAACGCCGAACGGCGTCGTCGAGGTCGACGGCCAACCGATTCCGGTTCCCACCGACGACGCATCGCTGGCGCGGATCGCCGATCTCAGTGGGGGTCAGGCCTTTCGCGCCGAAAGCTTGGGCGAGCTCGACCGGGTGTACTCGACCCTCGACGAGCAGATCGGTTATCAGGTCGTGCGCGGCGACGCCAGCGCTGGCTGGGTTGCACTCGGCGCACTCGCGCTGGCGTTGTCAATCGGCGCGGGCATTCTGCTGAACCGCCGACTGCCCGCCTGA
- a CDS encoding VWA domain-containing protein: protein MPGFGPLTLTGLAHPGLLLLAAIPAVLVGLYVAGQVQRRRRLREFGAPSALQRLSPTRPHRLRHLPIALATGALLLLIVALAGPTQQARIPRNRAVVMLVIDVSQSMQAKDVAPTRLRAAQDAAKTFAQQLTPGVNLGLVSFGGNVNLLVSPTPDHAATVTALDKLQPDNSTATGEALFTALESIQTVSTVLTAGDATPPPARIVLLSDGGENKPANPDNPRGAFTAARAAKDQGVPVSTITFGTRDGVVTLKDDTIPVPSDDTQMKRIAQLSGGQSYRATNVGELNKSYGAVLQQVGYQTVSAPATTGWLRLAVVVLTVAAVLALAVNRSLPA from the coding sequence TTGCCCGGTTTCGGCCCGTTGACGTTGACCGGACTGGCGCACCCCGGACTGCTGCTGCTGGCGGCGATCCCGGCGGTGCTCGTCGGACTGTACGTGGCCGGGCAGGTTCAACGGCGGCGGCGCCTGAGGGAATTCGGTGCTCCGTCGGCCCTGCAACGATTGTCGCCGACGCGGCCACACCGCTTGCGGCACTTGCCGATTGCGTTGGCAACGGGAGCACTGCTGCTGCTCATCGTCGCGCTGGCGGGCCCGACCCAGCAAGCACGCATTCCGCGGAATCGGGCGGTGGTGATGCTGGTCATCGATGTCTCGCAGTCCATGCAGGCCAAAGATGTTGCCCCTACTCGCCTGCGGGCCGCGCAGGACGCTGCCAAGACTTTCGCGCAGCAGCTGACGCCGGGTGTGAATTTGGGGCTGGTGTCTTTCGGCGGCAACGTCAACCTGCTGGTCTCGCCGACCCCGGATCACGCCGCCACTGTGACCGCATTGGACAAGCTGCAGCCGGACAACTCGACGGCCACCGGTGAGGCGCTCTTCACCGCCCTCGAGTCGATCCAGACCGTCAGCACCGTGCTCACTGCGGGCGATGCGACGCCACCCCCGGCGCGGATCGTGCTGCTGTCCGACGGCGGTGAGAACAAGCCGGCGAACCCCGACAATCCGCGCGGCGCGTTCACCGCAGCCCGGGCAGCCAAGGACCAGGGGGTGCCGGTCTCCACGATCACCTTCGGCACCCGGGACGGCGTGGTGACGCTCAAGGACGACACCATCCCGGTCCCGTCGGACGACACGCAGATGAAGCGGATCGCCCAACTGTCCGGCGGGCAGAGCTACCGGGCCACCAACGTCGGCGAGTTGAACAAGAGTTACGGTGCTGTGCTCCAGCAGGTCGGCTACCAGACGGTGAGCGCGCCGGCGACCACCGGCTGGTTGCGGCTGGCCGTCGTGGTCCTCACGGTCGCAGCGGTTCTCGCGTTGGCGGTCAATCGGAGTCTCCCCGCGTAG
- a CDS encoding DUF3072 domain-containing protein: MSDDTAPRENPEKDRSEWVTGDEPMTGPQRSYLGTLAQEAGVEVPADLTKAQASEMIDDLQKTTGRGT, encoded by the coding sequence ATGAGTGACGACACCGCGCCCCGGGAAAACCCAGAGAAGGACCGGTCAGAATGGGTGACCGGCGACGAGCCGATGACGGGCCCACAGCGTAGCTACCTGGGCACCCTGGCCCAGGAAGCCGGCGTTGAGGTGCCCGCGGATCTGACCAAGGCGCAGGCCTCGGAGATGATCGATGACCTGCAGAAGACGACCGGACGGGGCACCTGA
- a CDS encoding HugZ family protein: MASRDHGDPGDAPSVPPPLTAVVDATRPSAAEEARSIAASTNTATLASLTADGDPWASFVTYGLLDGQPVLCVSNMAEHGRNLAGDPRASLAIVAPTTESDPLASGRITLAGVVERPTGEEARAAREAHLSAVAAAKYYVDYSDFTLWVLRVHRVRWVGGYGRMDSATAADYAAATADPVRPQAAGAIAHLNADHADSLAQMARALGGYPDTTAAVCTGIDRYGLDLRVDTPRGAGYTRVGFGGPLSSADELRSASVELVRRARDA; this comes from the coding sequence GTGGCATCCCGCGACCATGGCGACCCAGGTGACGCTCCCTCGGTTCCACCCCCGTTGACCGCCGTCGTCGACGCGACCCGGCCCTCGGCAGCCGAGGAGGCGCGCAGCATCGCCGCGTCCACCAATACCGCGACGCTGGCGTCGCTGACCGCCGACGGTGATCCGTGGGCCTCCTTCGTCACCTACGGACTGCTCGACGGCCAGCCAGTGCTGTGCGTGTCGAACATGGCGGAGCACGGCCGTAACCTCGCCGGCGATCCTCGGGCCAGCCTCGCGATCGTCGCGCCCACCACCGAGTCCGATCCCCTGGCCAGCGGGCGGATCACCCTGGCCGGCGTCGTCGAACGCCCGACGGGAGAGGAAGCCCGCGCGGCACGCGAGGCGCATCTGTCGGCCGTCGCGGCCGCGAAGTATTACGTCGACTACTCCGACTTCACACTCTGGGTGCTGCGCGTGCACCGGGTGCGCTGGGTGGGCGGCTACGGTCGGATGGATTCGGCGACCGCGGCGGACTATGCGGCGGCCACCGCCGACCCGGTGCGCCCGCAGGCTGCCGGCGCGATCGCGCACCTCAATGCCGATCACGCCGACTCGCTGGCGCAGATGGCGCGGGCGCTCGGCGGCTACCCCGATACGACGGCCGCGGTGTGCACCGGCATCGATCGCTACGGGCTCGATCTTCGGGTCGACACCCCGCGTGGCGCCGGGTACACCCGCGTCGGGTTCGGCGGGCCATTGTCGTCGGCCGACGAATTGCGTTCGGCGTCGGTGGAATTGGTCAGACGCGCCCGAGACGCTTAG